The DNA sequence AGATATTGACCAAATTTGCTTGTAGTTAAAAAATTCCCTTCTTTTTTAATAGCCCCGCTTATTTTAAGACCTAAAAGTTCTATAAAAAGCTCCTTTTCAAGATTGCAATTAAGAGTTTTATTAAAGCGTTCAATATCTATTTTTCCCGCAAAAATTTCAGTTAAAAAGACGTATTTTATAATCTCTTTTTTGTCAAAATTAGCTTTTGCAATATTTGCATTTTGTTTTTCTTTTATCAGTTTTGAATAATCATTTAAATCAAAAGCATTAATTAAAAGTTCTCCATCTAAAAAGCTAAAAGCACCACTACCAACACCTAAATATTCATGGTGAGAACTTACATATTCATCATTGAATGTATTTTTTTCCAAAGAAAAACTCCATCCATTATTTTGTTGATAATCTTTAAAAAAGTCTCGTATAATTTGATAAAATTTAAATTCATTATCTTGAATGCTTACGCCCAAACTTTTAGCTATATTATCTTTGGTTAATCCCGATTTCATTAAAGGGTAAGTTGTAATTTGTTGAGGAGCTAAACTTTTAGCAATTGTTAAATCATTTAAAAGTTGCTCTATAGTTTGTCCCGGAAGATTAAAAATCAAATCAATACTAAAAATAGGCAAAATATTCATTGCTTTTGAGATTTTTTCTTGAAGCATTTGCGAAGAGCCAAATTTATTATATCTTGCAACTTTTTTTAAAATATCATCATTAAAACTTTGGACACCACAACTCAATCGATCAATTATACCTTTAAACATAGAAAGTTTTTCAGGTTTTATATGATTTGGATCTGTTTCGCAAGAAATTTCTTTAATGTCAAAAATTTTTTTACAAAGCTCTAGGGTTTTTAATAATTCTTCTTCGTGAATAAGAGTTGTACCGCCGCCAACATACATAGAAGTAAAATTAAATCCCTTTTCTTTGATCAAGATAATTTCTTTTCTTAAATTTTCAAAATAAATTTTAGCTAATTCTTCATCATAATAATATTTATGAAAACTACAATAAGGACAAAAGGTATGGCAAAAAGGTATATGAGCATAAAGCATATAAGTTTTATCTTCTTTTGGAATTTTTTCTTTTGGCTCTTTTAAAAGTTCAACATTAAAACCCTTCTCTAAAGATTTTTCCATCATGATATGAGAATATTTTAAAGCTAAATTTTGAAATAAATTCATAGAATAAACCTAATAATTAAAGTATAATAAAGAACTTTATCAAATTTTTACTAAATTAATGGTAAATTTTTTATATTTTGATGAGAAATTATTTTAAAAGGATAATATATTATGGAAAAATCAGAAATTGTTAAGAATTTAAATGCTTTATTTAAAAAAAGATCAGAATTTTATTCTTTTTTTGATGAAAATATTGAAAAATTACAAAATACTGAAGTTTTTGATTTTAAAAATGCAAAGGATTTAAATGCTGAAGAGATATATAAATTGTTTTATCATTATGATTATGCAATAAGAAAAATATTACCAGCTATTTATAAGGCTTATAAAATTACAAATGTTGATTTAGAAAAAGATTTCTAAATCAAGCATTTATTTTAAAGAGTTCTCTAAATTTTGAATTTCTTCTTTTTGAGTGCTTTCCCAAGAATTTTCATCTTGTTGATTAAATCCTCCACCAAAAGCTTTAATAACATCTACTATAGAGTTAGCATAAGAGTATTTTGTATTGTTAAAATTAATTTGAGAATTAAGCCAATTTTGTCGAGCTTCTAAATAATCTTGTAAAGACATTTCTCCTATATCATAACGTTCTTTAGCAATTTCATAAATTCTTTTATAAGCTTGCTCGCTTGATAAAGCATTGTCATATTGCAAGCGTATATTTTTTCTAGAAATTAAAGCATATCGAATTTCTCCAAAAGCTGTTTTTAAAGTATTTTCATAGTTTATAAAGGCCTCATCTTTATTTAATTTAGCTAAATTAATATTTTCATTTATTTCGCCCCAGTGAAAAATAGGCATTAAAAAACTTCCACCTATATTCCAAGTTTTAGATCCATTTTTTACTAAAGTATCTAAATCATTACTTTCAAAACCTAAAAGCCCAGTTAAAGAAAGACTAGGCAAGAAAGCCGAACGAGCAACACCTATAAGATAATTTTTTTGCATGAGTTTCTCTAAAGAAGAGCTAATATCTGGGCGTTGCAATAAGATCTCACTAGTAATTCCAGTTGGAATATCAAATTCTTTAAGATTAAAAGTTTGATAGTCTTGGTCTTGATAAAGTATGTCATTTAAATCATTTGAAGTTAATATTTTTAGAGCTTTGAGATAATTTTCTTTATTAAGTTGTGCTTGATTATACTGTAAAGAAATACTTTCAAGATTAGCTTTAGCTTGGGATAATTCATATTCTCCAGTAGTTCCTGTTGAAAATTTTTCATTATTAATGCGATAAATTTCTTGTGCTGCTTCATAGGCTTGTTGCAAAATATTTTCATTTTCATATGCATTCACAAGATTGAAATATGTTTGAACTGTATTTGAAATGATAGAAAGTCTTGCTGCTTCATAATCATATTGACTTGCCTCAAAAGAAGATTTACTTGCTCTGTAAGAATCTCGGTATTTACCCCAAAGATCAATTTCATAGCTTAAATTAAGACCTATCTTAAAGTCATTGCCATAATTAAATTGACCGCTTTTGTTTGTTGGTGCATTTATTGAAGTTTTACTTCTTAAAGCATTTGCACTTGCATCAAATTTTGGCATTAAATTGCTAAAATCAATTCCTAATTGAGCACTAGCTTGTTTTAAATGTATATAAGCAATTTTTAAATCAGAATTGTTTTTAAGAGCCAAATTGACGAGTTTATTTAAATGATCATCTTCAAATTCTTTCCACCATTTTTGATCAATGTTATTATTATTTTGTTTATCATTGGCAAAAGTATAATTCGCTTCAGGAATATTTAAATTCGGACTTAAAGAGCAAGCTGAAATAAATAATCCAAGACTCGCAGTAATACTCATAGAAATAATTTTATTCATGGATCTTACCTCTTTTTTTATCAATCCAAATGCTTAGATTTTCTAAAAGATAGAAAAATAATGGAACAAAGAAAATTGCTAGAGTTGAAGCAGCAACCATTCCACCTATAAGTCCAGTTCCTAAAGCATGACGAGCAGCGCTTCCTGCTCCATGGGCAAAAATCATTGGTAAGACGCCAAAAGTAAAAGCTAATGAAGTCATAACAATAGGTCTAAATCTTAATTTTGCAGCACTAACAGCAGCATCAAAAACACTCTTTCCTTTTTTTAGATGTTCTTCCATAGCAAATTCGATAATCAAAATTGCATTTTTTGCTGAAAGTCCAATTAAAAGTAAAAGTCCAGTTTGAAAATATATATCATTGTCAAACCCTGAAAGAGCTACTAAAAGAAAAGAACCAAATGCAGCAAAAGGAACAGCAGTAACAACAGCAAGTGGAATAAGCCATCTCTCATATTGGGCTGCTAGAATTAAAAATACAAAAACCATTCCTAAAATAAAAGCATATAATCCAGTTCCTTTGGAATTAACTTCTTGATAAGCTGATCCTGACCAAGCAATAGAATAATCGCTTCCTAAAGTTTCTTTGGCAACAGTTGAGATCGCTTCAATGGCCTGTCCAGAAGTATAACCTGGTGCGGGATCACCTTGTATAAGAGCAGCTGGAAAAAGATTAAATCTTTTAACATCATCAGGTCCAGCACTTCTAGCAAGGGTTAAAAATGAGTTAAGAGGTATCATTTTTCCATCATTTGATCTTACAAAGATATTTCTTAATGCATCTTGAGTATTTCTAAAATCTCCTAAGGCGCGAATATTGACTTGAAAATTTTTTCCTAACATAGGAAAGTCATTAACATAATAAGTTCCTATTGTTGCACTGATGGTATTGAAAACATCTTGCATATTGAGATTAAAATATTTCATTTTATCTCGGTCAATAATAAGCTTATATTGTGGAAAATTGGTATCAAGTGTTGTTCTTACATTGGATAATTCTTTTCTTTTTCTTGCTACTTCTAATAATTTATTAATATCTTGTTGAATTTGATCATAAGTTTTCCCGCTTTTATTTTGAGCATACATCTCAAAACCACCTGTTAGACTAAGTCCAGGAATTGCAGGAAGATTAAGGAAATAGCTTTGAGCATTTCTATCATTTGCATATTGACCAAATAGCATACCAATGATTTGATCAGAGCTTAATTTTCTTTCACTCCAATCTTTTAGTTTTAAAAATGTTGCCGCAGCATTTTCTTTTAGAGAACTTGTGAAAAGATCAAAACCTACAAGAGAAACAGCCGATTCTATACTATCAATTTTGCTAATATTTTTATTCATACTTTCTACTTCTTCTATGGTTTTATGTATAGGAGATCCAGCAGGTAGATTGATAATACTCATAACAACACCTTGATCTTCGGTTGGCACAAGTGAGTTTGGCACAATTTTATATAAATAAAAAATCGCCCCTAGCATAATACAAAAAATGAGAACAAAGCGAATAGTACGTTTAAGCATATAAGCTACACCAGCACTAAATACAGATGTGCTCCAATCAAAAAAATCATTAAATTTTTGAACAAAATAGAAAGGTTTTGACTCATTTCTTGTTAAAAAAATTGCAGATAATGAAGGAGTTAATGTGAGTGCAACAAACCCCGAGATAGCAACAGAAGCGGCTAGAGTTAGGGCAAATTGCTTTTGAATTTCTCCTACAAATCCTGAAATAAATGATACAGGGATAAAAACAGCACAAAGAACAAGAACAATAGAAATAACTGGCGAACTTACTTCATTCATAGCTTGTATGGCTGCATCTTTGATTGAAATATTAGGATCAGAATGTATGATTCTGTCAATATTTTCAACTACAATAATAGCATCATCAACGACAATACCTATAGCTAAAACAAGAGCAAAAAGAGTTAAAAGATTGATACTAAATCCAAGCAAATAAAGTACGGCAAAAGTTCCCAATAATGAAACAGGAACAGCGATCATTGGAATAAGAGTTGATCTGAAATTTTTCAAGAAAAGATACATAACAATAAGAACCAAAATTAAAGCTTCAGCAAAAGTTTTAATCACTTCTTTAATAGAGGCCTTAACGAAAATTGTTGTGTCAAAAGGAACTTTATATTTTAAACCTTGAGGGAAATTTTTAGAAAGTTCCTCAAGTCTTTGATTAATTAATTTTGCAGTGCTAACTGCATTAGCACCTGATTGTAAATTAATCATGATTGGAACGGCTGGTTTGCTACCTAAACGTCCAGTTGAACTATATTCTTGAGATCCTATTTCTACATTTGCTATATCTTTGATTCTTAAGAAAGATCTATCTTTATTGGTTCTTAAGATAATATTTTCAAATTCTTTAGGAGTAGAAAGTCTTCCTTGCATTGTTATAGAAAGCACTTGAGCAGACTTATTAATAACTGGTTCTTCACCAATTTTCCCTGTTGCGTATTGAGCATTTTGTTCATTAATAGCATTAATAACATCAGTAGCGGTTATATTAAATTTGTTTAATAGATCAGGTTTTAGCCAAATTCTCATGGAGTAATTTTTACCCCCTATGGCGCTAGCATCTCCAACTCCAGGAATTCTTTTTAATTCATCTAAAATATTTAAAGTGGTGTAGTTAAAAATATCTACATCACTCATTGAGTTATCATCTGAATAGATAGAGATAACTTCAAGTATCGAAGAAGAAGATTTTCTAACCGTTACTCCAAGCTTTTTAACTGCTTCTGGGAGTTTTGCTGTTGCAGCGGAAATTCTATTGTTTACATTGACCGTTGCTTGATCAGGATCGGTTCCTATATCAAAATAAACTGTGAGTTTCATTTGACCTGTAGAACTTGTAGAGTCCATATAAATCATATTATCAACTCCATTGATTGCATCTTCAATAGGAGTTGCAACGGTTGAAGCTATAGTTTGGGCATCTGCACCTGTGTAACTTGCCGTTACTTGGACTGTAGGAGGAGTTAGTGCAGGATATTGTTCTACAGGTAAATTAATTAAACCTATAGCTCCAGAAATTGAAATAATAATTGCAACAACAGAAGCAAATATTGGCCTTTCTATAAAAAATTTAGAGAACATTATTTACTCCCAATTTCTTGAACTTCAGTTCCAATATGAATTTTTTTGAAATTATCTAAAATAATTTTATCGCCATTTTTAATTCCAGAGTCGATAATTGCATATTCATTATTTTGGTAGTTAATATGAATTGGACTTTTTATGACTTTATTATTAACTATAGTATAAACATATACTTCATTTTGATCTTGTTTGATGGCACTTTGTGGTATTTTAAAGCCATTTTTTTGAATGAATCCCTCTGAAGTAATTGTGGCAAATGCTCCTGGTAAAAGACTAGAGTTATTATTATCAAAAATAGCTTTAGCTTTAACAGTTCCACTATCTGCATTTATTACAGAATCGATAAAATAAAGTTTTCCCTTAACCTGTTCTCCATTTAAATTTAATGTAGCTTGGATATTTTTAAGATCCCATTCCCCACTTTGGGTGTTTCGCATAATATTAAGTTTATCTGTATCAGAAATATAAAATTCTGCATAAATTGGATTAAGGTTTGTAACACGAACTAACTCTGTATTTGCAGAATTAACATAATCTCCTATATTAACTAAAGCATCTCCAACAACTCCATCAAATGGTGCAAGAATTTCAGTATGATTAAGATCGATTTTAGCATTTTGTAAATCAGCTTTTGAACTTGCAAGTTCTGCTTTTGCGCTATCAAAAGTTGCTAAAGAAGCATCATATTCTTTTTTTGAAATAGCTTTTTTTGAAAATAA is a window from the Campylobacter sp. RM10537 genome containing:
- a CDS encoding coproporphyrinogen III oxidase family protein; protein product: MNLFQNLALKYSHIMMEKSLEKGFNVELLKEPKEKIPKEDKTYMLYAHIPFCHTFCPYCSFHKYYYDEELAKIYFENLRKEIILIKEKGFNFTSMYVGGGTTLIHEEELLKTLELCKKIFDIKEISCETDPNHIKPEKLSMFKGIIDRLSCGVQSFNDDILKKVARYNKFGSSQMLQEKISKAMNILPIFSIDLIFNLPGQTIEQLLNDLTIAKSLAPQQITTYPLMKSGLTKDNIAKSLGVSIQDNEFKFYQIIRDFFKDYQQNNGWSFSLEKNTFNDEYVSSHHEYLGVGSGAFSFLDGELLINAFDLNDYSKLIKEKQNANIAKANFDKKEIIKYVFLTEIFAGKIDIERFNKTLNCNLEKELFIELLGLKISGAIKKEGNFLTTSKFGQYLFVVLMKDFYTGMDLVRAVFRDNQRIKNKNFIDIMKENVNPLEPASMEFKAN
- the cmeU gene encoding CmeU family protein; its protein translation is MEKSEIVKNLNALFKKRSEFYSFFDENIEKLQNTEVFDFKNAKDLNAEEIYKLFYHYDYAIRKILPAIYKAYKITNVDLEKDF
- a CDS encoding efflux transporter outer membrane subunit, with translation MNKIISMSITASLGLFISACSLSPNLNIPEANYTFANDKQNNNNIDQKWWKEFEDDHLNKLVNLALKNNSDLKIAYIHLKQASAQLGIDFSNLMPKFDASANALRSKTSINAPTNKSGQFNYGNDFKIGLNLSYEIDLWGKYRDSYRASKSSFEASQYDYEAARLSIISNTVQTYFNLVNAYENENILQQAYEAAQEIYRINNEKFSTGTTGEYELSQAKANLESISLQYNQAQLNKENYLKALKILTSNDLNDILYQDQDYQTFNLKEFDIPTGITSEILLQRPDISSSLEKLMQKNYLIGVARSAFLPSLSLTGLLGFESNDLDTLVKNGSKTWNIGGSFLMPIFHWGEINENINLAKLNKDEAFINYENTLKTAFGEIRYALISRKNIRLQYDNALSSEQAYKRIYEIAKERYDIGEMSLQDYLEARQNWLNSQINFNNTKYSYANSIVDVIKAFGGGFNQQDENSWESTQKEEIQNLENSLK
- a CDS encoding efflux RND transporter permease subunit, yielding MFSKFFIERPIFASVVAIIISISGAIGLINLPVEQYPALTPPTVQVTASYTGADAQTIASTVATPIEDAINGVDNMIYMDSTSSTGQMKLTVYFDIGTDPDQATVNVNNRISAATAKLPEAVKKLGVTVRKSSSSILEVISIYSDDNSMSDVDIFNYTTLNILDELKRIPGVGDASAIGGKNYSMRIWLKPDLLNKFNITATDVINAINEQNAQYATGKIGEEPVINKSAQVLSITMQGRLSTPKEFENIILRTNKDRSFLRIKDIANVEIGSQEYSSTGRLGSKPAVPIMINLQSGANAVSTAKLINQRLEELSKNFPQGLKYKVPFDTTIFVKASIKEVIKTFAEALILVLIVMYLFLKNFRSTLIPMIAVPVSLLGTFAVLYLLGFSINLLTLFALVLAIGIVVDDAIIVVENIDRIIHSDPNISIKDAAIQAMNEVSSPVISIVLVLCAVFIPVSFISGFVGEIQKQFALTLAASVAISGFVALTLTPSLSAIFLTRNESKPFYFVQKFNDFFDWSTSVFSAGVAYMLKRTIRFVLIFCIMLGAIFYLYKIVPNSLVPTEDQGVVMSIINLPAGSPIHKTIEEVESMNKNISKIDSIESAVSLVGFDLFTSSLKENAAATFLKLKDWSERKLSSDQIIGMLFGQYANDRNAQSYFLNLPAIPGLSLTGGFEMYAQNKSGKTYDQIQQDINKLLEVARKRKELSNVRTTLDTNFPQYKLIIDRDKMKYFNLNMQDVFNTISATIGTYYVNDFPMLGKNFQVNIRALGDFRNTQDALRNIFVRSNDGKMIPLNSFLTLARSAGPDDVKRFNLFPAALIQGDPAPGYTSGQAIEAISTVAKETLGSDYSIAWSGSAYQEVNSKGTGLYAFILGMVFVFLILAAQYERWLIPLAVVTAVPFAAFGSFLLVALSGFDNDIYFQTGLLLLIGLSAKNAILIIEFAMEEHLKKGKSVFDAAVSAAKLRFRPIVMTSLAFTFGVLPMIFAHGAGSAARHALGTGLIGGMVAASTLAIFFVPLFFYLLENLSIWIDKKRGKIHE
- a CDS encoding efflux RND transporter periplasmic adaptor subunit: MRLIIKNILLVSIVFLIYGCEKKETPKMQQNPIPVSFMEAKSENLPLSFTYPAKLVSDYDVVLKPQVSGVILKKYFKAGDMVKEGQKLFLIEPDKFEANVNSAQGKFLMAKANFDNASKDYERNKILFSKKAISKKEYDASLATFDSAKAELASSKADLQNAKIDLNHTEILAPFDGVVGDALVNIGDYVNSANTELVRVTNLNPIYAEFYISDTDKLNIMRNTQSGEWDLKNIQATLNLNGEQVKGKLYFIDSVINADSGTVKAKAIFDNNNSSLLPGAFATITSEGFIQKNGFKIPQSAIKQDQNEVYVYTIVNNKVIKSPIHINYQNNEYAIIDSGIKNGDKIILDNFKKIHIGTEVQEIGSK